Genomic DNA from Sphingobium sp. WTD-1:
TGCCGATCGAGATCGTGGTGATCGACAATGGGCCGGGCGTACCCGAACATATTCTAGACCACCTCTTCAACCCGTTCATCACGGGCAAGCGGGACGGGCAGGGGCTCGGCCTGGCACTGGTAGACAAGTTGGTGAGGGACATGAGCGGTTTCGTGCAATATTCCCGCGATCAGGAAGTCGGGGAGTCCACCTTCCGCATCCTGCTGCCGATGGGAATGGGCTGATGGCCGCGACGGGTACGGTCCTGGTTGTCGATGATGATCCCGCCATCTGCGTCGTGGTGGGGGAGGCTCTGCGGCGTCAGGGGCACAAGGTGAAGATCGCCGGGTCGATCCGTGAGCGCACGGCGCTGATGGAGAGTTTTTCTCCGGACATTCTGATTACCGACGTCATGCTGCCAGACGGCGATGGGCTGGATGGCGTGGCGGAGATTATCGAGCGCAAGCCTGACCTGAATGTTATCATTCTTTCCGCACAGAACACCCTGAATACCGCGATCCGGGCGACCGAGAAGGGGGCGTTTGAATATCTACCAAAGCCGTTCGATCTCAATGAGTTGACGCGAGCTGTCGCGGACGCTTTGGGGCATCGATCGGGCGGGGCGGACGCAACCGAGCAGGGGTTGCCGCATGATGGCCTGCCGCTGGTGGGCCGCTCGCCTGCCATGCAGGAGGTCTATCGCACCATTGCCCGCGTTCTTTCCAATGATCTCAGCATATTGGTGCTGGGCGAGTCGGGAACGGGCAAGGAACTGGTGGCCGAAGCGATCCATAGCCTGGGTCAGCGGCGCACCCGGCCCTTCGTCGCGATCAACATGGCGGCCATTCCGCGCGAACTGATCGAAGCAGAACTGTTCGGCTACGAAAAGGGGGCCTTTACCGGCGCGCAGGCGCGCACCGCAGGCAAGTTCGAGCAGGCGCAGGGCGGCACCCTGTTCCTGGACGAGATTGGCGACATGCCGATGGAGGCTCAGACCCGGTTGCTGCGCGTGCTCCAGTCAGGCGAAGTGACCACGGTCGGCGGGTCGAAGCCGGTGCGGGTCGATGTCCGCATCATCGCCGCCACCAACAAGGATCTGCCGCGGCTGATCGAGGAAAACCGGTTCCGGCAGGATCTCTATTATCGGCTCAATGTCGTGCCGGTGTCGCTGCCGCCTTTGCGCGAACGACGCGAGGACGTGATCTTGCTGGCCCGCCATTTTCTGGATCGGGCGGCGCAGGACGGCTTGCCGCGCAAGGCCCTGTCCGACGACGCGGCGCAGCTGCTGATGGCCTATCATTGGCCGGGCAATGTGCGCGAACTTCAGAATATCATGCAGCGCCTGGCCGTGCTGAGCCGTGAGAATGTGATCGCGGCGGATATGCTGCGCCATGCGCTCCCGCTTGATGCAATGCCCGCCGACCATGCCGCGCCGGCAGGCCAACTGGCGCAGGCCGTGCGGGAATGGACCAAGCGACAGCTTGGCGTAGGCCTTGGTCAGACTGATCCCAACCTGCACGACAATCTGCTCGCAGTGATCGAGCCGATCCTGCTCCAGGAAACGCTGGCCAGCGTCGATGGCAACCAGATCCGGGCTGCCGGCCTGCTCGGCATCAATCGCAATACGCTGCGCAAGAAGCTGACCGATTATGGTCTCGATCCGCTGCAACTGCGGTTGAGCGATTAGCGGCGGCGGGACGAAGTGCCCAATCGCATCGACCAGCGACATGGTTTTATGTAAAAACTGTGTTTGATCGGGCACGGCATTGTTGTAACGAAGCCACTATGACTGGTGCGGTGACAATCCCCCGACGGGGGCAGGCTTGGGCAAGGCTGATCCGGCCTTACCTGCGCAACGGTCGCCTAGCCGCCGCGATCGAAGCGGTCACGCTCATCCTGTTTCTTGGCACCGCTGGCCTGACCTATCGCCTGTTGTCTGGGCAGGACCAGTCCTATACCCTGTTGACCCCGCCGATCGTGGCGCTGTTGCTGGTTGCCAATCTGGTGCCGGCGATCGCGCTGCTGATGCTGCTGGGGCGTCGCGTGGCCAAGCGTCGGGCGGCCAAATCGGCGATCGGCAGCGATGGCCAGCTTCATGTCCGTCTGGTGGCGATCTTCTCGGTCGTGGCCAGCGTGCCGATGCTGCTGGTGGTGATCTTTGCGTCGCTGCTGTTCCAATATGGCGTGCAATTCTGGTTTTCGGACAGCGCACGCGGCATGCTGCAAAATGCCAGCGATCTGGCGCGCGGCTATTATGAGCAGAATTTGCGCGAGGTCCGCGACGAGACGCTGACCATGGCGAGCGACTTGCGCGACTATCTGGGCCAGTCGAGCGTTTCGAGCCCGCGCTTTGCCGAAGGCTATATCTATCAGGTAGTGACGCGAAAGCTGAACCGGTCGGCGATCATCGAGATCGGCAAGGACGGCGTGGCGCGGACCGCCGCGACGGTCGACCCCGAGAGCCGGCCGGCATCCGAAATGCTGTCCGCCGATGTCGTGAAGCGCCTGGCGTCCGGCGAGGATGTGGTGGTGGCCGCCAAGCCGAACCAGATCGAAGCGGTGACGCTGCTCTACCCCAATTCCAAAATCTATCTCTACGCCACGCGCAATGCCGGCAGTTCGTCCTTCTCCAATGTGGAGCGGGCGCAGAAGGTGCTGGGCGATTATGACCTGTTCGCGGCCCAATCCCGCGCGCTGCAATTGCGGTTCAACCTGCTGCTGTTCGTCGGATCGCTGTTGCTGGTCGGCATCGCCGTCTACATCGCGCTGGCGGTGGCGGACTGGATGGTGCGGCCGGTCAATGAACTGGTGACAGCGGCCCGCAAGATCACGGCGGGCGACCTGTCCGCGCGCGTGACCAGCCCGGCCAGCCGGGACGAAATCGGCACGCTGGCCTCCGCCTTCAACCGCATGACCCAGCGGTTGGAAGCGCAGACCGGCGCGCTGGTCGCGGCCAACAGCCAGCTTGACGAGCGGCGCGCCTTTATCGAGGCGATCCTGTCGGGCGTGAGTGCCGGCGTGCTTTCGGTCGATCGCGGCGGCGTGATCCAGTTGCTGAACAGCTCGGCCGCTGCGATCCTGGTGCGTGAAGGCGATGATCCGGTCGGACGGCCGCTGGCCGAGATTTCGGCTGAGCTGGCCGAACTGGTTGCGTCGCAGGAGGATGCCGGGATTGTCCAGGTGCGCGCCCAGGGAGATTTGCGCACGCTGGCGGTCAAGGTGTCCGAAGATGTGTCCGGCCATATCCTGACCTTCGACGACATCACCCAGCAATTGTCGGATCAGCGCCGCGCCGCCTGGTCGGACGTGGCGCGGCGTATCGCGCATGAGATCAAGAACCCGCTGACGCCGATCCAGCTGGCCGCCGAGCGCCTGCAGCGCCGCTATGGCGAGGAGGTGACGAGCGACAAGCCGACTTTTGCCCGGTTGACCGGCACGATCGTCCGTCAGGTGGGCGACCTGCGCCGCATCGTCGACGAGTTTTCCTCCTTTGCCCGCATGCCCAAGCCGGTGTTCCGGCGCGAGGCGCTGGGCGATATTGCTCGCCACGCCCTGTTCTTGCACGAGGTGGCCCATCCTGACATTCGCTTCGCATTCGAGGCCGATGACGGCGACATGGAAATGGTCTGCGATCGCCGCCAACTCGGTCAGGCGCTGACCAACATCGTCAAGAATGCGGTCGAGGCGATCGAGCCCAAGCCCGTGCCCGAAGAGGGCAATGTGCGTGGCAATATCCGCATGCGCCTCCATCAAGTCGAGGGCGCGCTGGTGATCGAGGTGCGCGACGATGGCATCGGCCTGCCGCCCGAACGTGAGCGCATCCTGGAGCCCTATATGACCACCCGGTCGAAGGGGACGGGTTTGGGCTTGGCCATCGTCAAGAAGATTGTCGAAGAACATATGGGCGAAATCCGCTTCGATGACGCGGAAGGCGGGGGCGCGCGGGTTACGCTGCGCTTCCCTGTCGCGGCCCTGGAGAAACTGGAAGAGGGGCAGGTGGTTGCCTTGCCCAAAGGAAAAGTGACGGCCAATGGCGCTTGATATTCTGATAGTCGACGACGAAGAGGACATTCGCGATCTGGTTGCGGGTGTGCTGGAAGATGAGGGTTTCACGACCCGCACTGCCGCCAACAGCGACAGCGCGATCGAGGCGCTGGACAGCCGGCGCCCCTCGCTGGTGCTGCTCGATGTCTGGCTGCAGGGGTCGAAGCTCGACGGGCTGGAACTGCTGGACGAGATCAAGCGGCGCGACGCGACCGTCCCGGTGCTGATGATTTCCGGTCATGGCAATATCGACACGGCGGTAGCGGCGATCCGCAAGGGCGCGGCCGATTTCATCGAGAAGCCGTTCGAGGCGGACCGGCTGCTGCATCTGGTGGCGCGGGCCACCGAGACCGAGCGGCTGCGGCGCGAGAACCAGACGCTGCGCGCGCGCTTTGGCCAAGATGATGAGCTGACCGGCACGTCGGCATCGATCAACGGCGTGCGGGCGACGATCAAGAAGGTTGCAGGCACCGGCAGCCGGGTGCTGATTTCCGGGCCGGCGGGCGTCGGCAAGGAAGTCGCCGCCCGCATGCTGCACAGCTGGAGCGGGCGGGCCGATGCGCCCTTCATCATCGTCGCCGCGGCGCGGATGGACCCGGATCGGGTCGAGGAAGAACTGTTCGGCGTAGAGGATCCCAGCGGGCTGGTGCGTCCGGGCTATCTGGAACAGGCGCATGGCGGCACGCTCTATCTGGACGAGATCGCCGACATGCCCGTCACCACCCAGGGCAAAATATTGCGCGTGCTGACCGACCAGAGCTTCACCCGCGTCGGCGGGCAGCGGCAGGTGAAGGTCGACGTGCGGGTGATTTCCTCGACCGCGCGCAACCTGACGGCGGAAATCGAGGAGCGGCGCTTCCGCGAGGATCTCTTCTATCGGCTCAATGTCGTGCCGTTGCAGATTCCGTCGCTGTCCGAGCGGCGCGATGATATTCCGCCGCTGGTCGAGCATTATCTGGCACGCTTCGCCGCCGATCGTCGCGTCAACCCGCCGGAGATCGCCAGCGACGCGATGGCCGCATTGCAGGCCAATGAATGGCCGGGCAATGTCCGCCAGCTGCGCAATGTGATCGAACGGACGATGATCCTGGCACCGGGCGATCGGATCGGCCGGATCGAGCTGGACATGCTGCCGGCTGAATTGACGAGCGGGGGCGGCGGCGATGGCATCGGCCAGTCCGCCATCATGGGCGCGCCGCTGCGCGAGGCGCGCGAAAGTTTCGAACGGGAATATCTGCGCATCCAGATCCGGCGGTTTTCCGGCAATATCTCGCGCACCGCGACCTTCATCGGCATGGAGCGGTCTGCGCTGCATCGCAAACTGAAATTGCTGGGCATTACCGACGGAAAGGACGGCTGACGCTGGGGAAAGTCCTGATGGCGATGTCAGGCATGGACGCCCCTTCGCAATTGCGGTAGGATTGCTTCGCCCTCGACAAGCGGGGGCAGGCAAGACACCTCCGCCCAGAGGTGCGAGAGCGGGTAACGTCCCGCCAATAAAGGACTGGCAAAAACCATGGCCGACAAAGTGAACAACCTTCAGGATATTTTCCTCAACAGCCTGCGCAAGTCGAAGACCCCGGTGACCATGTTCCTGGTCAAGGGCGTGAAGCTGCAGGGTATCATCACCTGGTTCGACAATTTTTCCGTGCTGCTGCGCCGGGATGGCCAGTCGCAGCTGGTCTACAAGCATGCCATTTCGACGGTCATGCCGGCCCAGACGATGGACCTGACCGATCTGCGCAAGGCCAGCGACGGCAATGGCAAGCCGCGCCTGCTGCAGGAAATCTTCCTGAGCGCCGTGCGCAAGTCGGGCAGCCCGGTGACCATGTTCCTGGTCAACGGCGTCATGCTCCAGGGCGAGATCGCCGCCTTTGATCTGTTCTGCATGCTGCTGGAACGTGACGGCATGGTGCAGCTGGTCTACAAGCACGCCATTTCGACCGTGCAACCGCTCCATTCGCTCGACCTGTCGGGCGAGAACGAGCAGGACGACTGATCGTCCGCGCCGCATCCGGTCTTCCTGCCGATCCGCGCGGATAGACCGGAGCGCGGCCAGATGCTCTAAGCTGACATGGCCATATTCAATCGCGACTCCGAGGACGAAGTGGCGCGCGGTGCGCGCGCCGTTGTCGTGCATGCCGAAACCCACGGCGGCGACCGCCGCGACAGCGACGCCCGGCTGGAGGAAGCCCGTGGTTTGGCCCTCGCCATCGGTATTGATGTGCGCGCGGCCCAGAGCTTCCGCGTCCGCGACCGCAAGCCTGCAACCCTGTTTGGCAGCGGCCAGGTCGACCAGATCGCCACGCTGGTGAACCAGGAAGAGGCCGAACTGGTCATCGTCGACAATGCGCTGACCCCTGTGCAGCAGAGCAATCTGGAGAAGGGAACCGGCGCCAAGGTCATCGACCGGACCGGGCTGATCCTGGAAATTTTCGGCGAGCGCGCCGCCACCAACGAGGGGCGGTTGCAGGTCGAACTCGCCCATCTCGACTATCAGGCCGGCCGCCTGGTGCGCAGTTGGACCCATCTTGAGCGCCAGCGCGGTGGCTTTGGCTTCCTGGGTGGTCCGGGCGAAACCCAGATCGAGGCGGACCGGCGCATGATCCGCGACCGCATGGCCAAGATCCGGCGCGAACTGGATCAGGTGACCAAGACGCGCGGCCTGCATCGCGCTCGGCGCCAGCGCGCGCCCTGGCCGGTGATCGCGCTGGTCGGCTATACCAATGCCGGCAAGTCGACCCTGTTCAACCGCCTGACCGGCGCCGAGGTGATGGCGGAGGATCTGCTCTTCGCCACGCTCGACCCGACGATGCGGCAGATCGTGCTGCCGGGGCTGGACAAGGCGATCCTGTCCGACACTGTGGGCTTCGTCTCCGACCTTCCGACCCAGTTGATTGCGGCCTTCCGCGCGACGCTGGAGGAAGTGCTGTCGGCCGATATCATCGTCCATGTCCGTGACATTGCCCATCCCGACACGGACGCCCAGCGCGACGATGTGCTGGACGTGCTGAGCGAACTGGGCGTGGCCGGCGAAGGTGCCCTGGAGCGTGGCGATGGCGAGGCTGATCCGCCGCCGATTATCGAGGCGTGGAACAAGCTTGACCTGCTCGACGAGGAACAGGCCGCGCTGGCCCGCGAGACGGCGGCCCGGCGTGACGATGTCGTCATTATCTCGGCGTTGACCGGCGAAGGTGTCGACAAGCTACAGCGGGCAATCAGCGCCCGACTGACCCGTGGCGCGCGGGTTCACAGCCTGCGCCTGCCGATCAGTGATGGTGCCGCCCTTGCCTGGCTACATGAGCATGGCGAGGTGCTGGCGACCCGGCCGAGCGAGGCGGAGATGCAGGTGGATGTCCGCCTGTCCGACTCCGGTCTCGCCCGCTTCCTCAAGCGCGATCGTTAATCGGGCAGTCGCGCCACGAAATCCTGCACGACGCGGGCCGAATTGGCTGAGGCGAGCGCCATGAAGACGCTCATCTGGTTCTGCTCCGCGTCGCCACCGGCGAGGTCGGACAGGCTGCGAAAGGCCAGGAAGGGCACGCGGTTGGCATAAGCCACCTGCGCCACCGCTGCGCTTTCCATATCCAGCACCTGCGCCTGGAAAGTCGCGAAAAGATATTGGCGATAAGCGGCATTGTCCATGAAGGCGGGGCCGCTGATGCCGCGTCCGCCGACATGCAGGCTGGGCTGATGCGGCAGGCATTTGGCAGCGGCCGCATCGGCACAGCGGGCCAGGCTTTCCGAGGATGACAGGGCGCGCGCGACGGCGAGCAGAGCGGGATCGGCCGGGAAGGCGCGGTGCCAGCTTTTGGCCTCGGCCTCATTGCCGACCTCGACATCGCGCGGGAAGATCATGCCATAATTGGGCAGGTCGTTGCCCGGTGTGCGGAAGATCGGCGCATAGCCGCCCGGCGCCTCACGCGCGATCGTGCTCTCCATGAACTGGCCCCAGTCGGCCGCCACCACGACATCGCCGATATGCAGCGACGGATCGATGCCGCCGGCGATGCCGGAAAAGAGGATGCGTTTCACCGCAAAGCGATCGACCAGCCATTGGGTGGTCATGGCGGCATTGACCATGCTGACGCCGCTTTCGACCAGCAGTACTGGCTTGCCGGCCATCTGGCCAAGCGTCACCGGCACGCCGTTGACGCGCACCGTGCGGGGCTGCTCGATCCGGCCGACCAGCGCGGCATGTTCGGGCGGGAAGGCGGTCATGATCGCCGTGCGCGGCTGCTCGTCGAGCTTCTGGGCGAGGGCAGGGCTGGCGGTCAGCAGGCCGACCAGGGCGAGGAGGAGTTTCATGCGGCGGCAACCCAGGCAAAGCGGATGACGATCAAGATGGCGAGCAGGAAGAGCAGCCAGTCGGTGCGGCTCATCTTGCCGCGCAGCAGCTTCAGGATCGCATGGGCGACAATGCCGAAGGCGATGCCGTTGGCGATCGAGAAGGTGAGAGGGATGAGCGCGAGGGTGAGGAAGGCGGGGACGGCCTCGAACGGTTCTTCCCAACTGACCTCGACCAGCGGCGCCATCATCAGGCTGCCGACCAGGATCAGCGCCGGCGCCGTCGCATAGAGCGGCACCAGGCCGGCATAGGGCGCGGCGAAGATGGTGACCAGGAAGAGGAGGCCGGTAACGATGGCGGTGAGGCCCGTGCGCCCGCCCGCCGCAACGCCGGCTGCGCTTTCGACATAGGAGGTGACGGTGCTGGTGCCCGCCGTCGCGCCGACCATGGTCGCGGCCGCGTCGGCGATCAGGATGCGGTTGAGATTGGGCACGCTGCCGTCCGGGCG
This window encodes:
- the ntrC gene encoding nitrogen regulation protein NR(I); this encodes MAATGTVLVVDDDPAICVVVGEALRRQGHKVKIAGSIRERTALMESFSPDILITDVMLPDGDGLDGVAEIIERKPDLNVIILSAQNTLNTAIRATEKGAFEYLPKPFDLNELTRAVADALGHRSGGADATEQGLPHDGLPLVGRSPAMQEVYRTIARVLSNDLSILVLGESGTGKELVAEAIHSLGQRRTRPFVAINMAAIPRELIEAELFGYEKGAFTGAQARTAGKFEQAQGGTLFLDEIGDMPMEAQTRLLRVLQSGEVTTVGGSKPVRVDVRIIAATNKDLPRLIEENRFRQDLYYRLNVVPVSLPPLRERREDVILLARHFLDRAAQDGLPRKALSDDAAQLLMAYHWPGNVRELQNIMQRLAVLSRENVIAADMLRHALPLDAMPADHAAPAGQLAQAVREWTKRQLGVGLGQTDPNLHDNLLAVIEPILLQETLASVDGNQIRAAGLLGINRNTLRKKLTDYGLDPLQLRLSD
- a CDS encoding ATP-binding protein is translated as MTGAVTIPRRGQAWARLIRPYLRNGRLAAAIEAVTLILFLGTAGLTYRLLSGQDQSYTLLTPPIVALLLVANLVPAIALLMLLGRRVAKRRAAKSAIGSDGQLHVRLVAIFSVVASVPMLLVVIFASLLFQYGVQFWFSDSARGMLQNASDLARGYYEQNLREVRDETLTMASDLRDYLGQSSVSSPRFAEGYIYQVVTRKLNRSAIIEIGKDGVARTAATVDPESRPASEMLSADVVKRLASGEDVVVAAKPNQIEAVTLLYPNSKIYLYATRNAGSSSFSNVERAQKVLGDYDLFAAQSRALQLRFNLLLFVGSLLLVGIAVYIALAVADWMVRPVNELVTAARKITAGDLSARVTSPASRDEIGTLASAFNRMTQRLEAQTGALVAANSQLDERRAFIEAILSGVSAGVLSVDRGGVIQLLNSSAAAILVREGDDPVGRPLAEISAELAELVASQEDAGIVQVRAQGDLRTLAVKVSEDVSGHILTFDDITQQLSDQRRAAWSDVARRIAHEIKNPLTPIQLAAERLQRRYGEEVTSDKPTFARLTGTIVRQVGDLRRIVDEFSSFARMPKPVFRREALGDIARHALFLHEVAHPDIRFAFEADDGDMEMVCDRRQLGQALTNIVKNAVEAIEPKPVPEEGNVRGNIRMRLHQVEGALVIEVRDDGIGLPPERERILEPYMTTRSKGTGLGLAIVKKIVEEHMGEIRFDDAEGGGARVTLRFPVAALEKLEEGQVVALPKGKVTANGA
- a CDS encoding sigma-54 dependent transcriptional regulator, giving the protein MALDILIVDDEEDIRDLVAGVLEDEGFTTRTAANSDSAIEALDSRRPSLVLLDVWLQGSKLDGLELLDEIKRRDATVPVLMISGHGNIDTAVAAIRKGAADFIEKPFEADRLLHLVARATETERLRRENQTLRARFGQDDELTGTSASINGVRATIKKVAGTGSRVLISGPAGVGKEVAARMLHSWSGRADAPFIIVAAARMDPDRVEEELFGVEDPSGLVRPGYLEQAHGGTLYLDEIADMPVTTQGKILRVLTDQSFTRVGGQRQVKVDVRVISSTARNLTAEIEERRFREDLFYRLNVVPLQIPSLSERRDDIPPLVEHYLARFAADRRVNPPEIASDAMAALQANEWPGNVRQLRNVIERTMILAPGDRIGRIELDMLPAELTSGGGGDGIGQSAIMGAPLREARESFEREYLRIQIRRFSGNISRTATFIGMERSALHRKLKLLGITDGKDG
- the hfq gene encoding RNA chaperone Hfq — its product is MADKVNNLQDIFLNSLRKSKTPVTMFLVKGVKLQGIITWFDNFSVLLRRDGQSQLVYKHAISTVMPAQTMDLTDLRKASDGNGKPRLLQEIFLSAVRKSGSPVTMFLVNGVMLQGEIAAFDLFCMLLERDGMVQLVYKHAISTVQPLHSLDLSGENEQDD
- the hflX gene encoding GTPase HflX, with translation MAIFNRDSEDEVARGARAVVVHAETHGGDRRDSDARLEEARGLALAIGIDVRAAQSFRVRDRKPATLFGSGQVDQIATLVNQEEAELVIVDNALTPVQQSNLEKGTGAKVIDRTGLILEIFGERAATNEGRLQVELAHLDYQAGRLVRSWTHLERQRGGFGFLGGPGETQIEADRRMIRDRMAKIRRELDQVTKTRGLHRARRQRAPWPVIALVGYTNAGKSTLFNRLTGAEVMAEDLLFATLDPTMRQIVLPGLDKAILSDTVGFVSDLPTQLIAAFRATLEEVLSADIIVHVRDIAHPDTDAQRDDVLDVLSELGVAGEGALERGDGEADPPPIIEAWNKLDLLDEEQAALARETAARRDDVVIISALTGEGVDKLQRAISARLTRGARVHSLRLPISDGAALAWLHEHGEVLATRPSEAEMQVDVRLSDSGLARFLKRDR
- a CDS encoding 5'-methylthioadenosine/S-adenosylhomocysteine nucleosidase; this encodes MKLLLALVGLLTASPALAQKLDEQPRTAIMTAFPPEHAALVGRIEQPRTVRVNGVPVTLGQMAGKPVLLVESGVSMVNAAMTTQWLVDRFAVKRILFSGIAGGIDPSLHIGDVVVAADWGQFMESTIAREAPGGYAPIFRTPGNDLPNYGMIFPRDVEVGNEAEAKSWHRAFPADPALLAVARALSSSESLARCADAAAAKCLPHQPSLHVGGRGISGPAFMDNAAYRQYLFATFQAQVLDMESAAVAQVAYANRVPFLAFRSLSDLAGGDAEQNQMSVFMALASANSARVVQDFVARLPD